GATTTATGCAATTCTTTCgttgtctccttttttttctcgttgTCATTTCACTCTTGGAGTACTGAACTCATTGACTGCACGTCGGTCCACGTAGAGTTTCAGCTCAAATGTTTAGGCAAGACATTGTTTGAAatagtaattaatttaaaatttggtaTCACTGATGGGAAGTATTTACAAATATGTGAGCCGGGTCAAGAGAGAAAGCAAGAACCCGCAAGCTGCAGATTATAGCCCAAGCAAGGCTCTCCCAAGTGACAACCTCAGCAAGGAAATTGCCAGTAGGCAAGCAATTAAATCTTGCCTTGACAAAACAACGGCTTTTAACTGAGCATAGGAGTTAAGCTTTTCTTCAACCCTTAGCACACTTCACCATTCTATTTAACCGTGACGAAGGAAAATAAACTGACACTAGAAAATTTGGTCCATTTATCAACAATTCAGTCCTCCAAgtagtttaaaataaaaatatgtgtACATACATCATCTGACTTCTCCTTTAAACATGATTCTCTGGTCAATACTAATTGTTTTTTCAAATCTTCTAAGGCATAACACGTGGCAATAAAAATGCAGTCTTCGCTGTTGACGTTTTGGCGCTAAAACTAACGAACCACCAACGGTAATCGGTAATTCACAAAAAATTCAGTTGGACGTATTCCTCTACTTTCATGATCCTTATTCCCCTTTACATCGGTCTCCTCTCGGGCTAATTGTTCTGGGAGGGTAACCAAAACTTTTAAGCGCGATGGAGACGTTTAACTTCAATTCGAAATCTCAAAGATAATAAACACCAACAATGGGTTATACCGCTCTTTCACAGATTTTCGACcaaaagagagactgttcgCAGCACTGGCTCTGTTTTGCGATTTCAGATGGTAAGAAAACTGTTTCAGGTGTTACAGTACGGTGAAATAATTCTTCAAAAGCTTGAAGAAGAAACCCAGGGCCAGACTATAGTTTTTACCTCAATCTCACAAATTATGAAATTTGTACTCACCTCGAAATGCGTCGGTGTAATCTCTGAATAGTTTCATTAACTCTATCCTTAGCAGTCACTTAGAGCCTCTATCATCCCCTGCTATAACATTCGGCCTTGATACATCATTGTTAACTTGAGATCCATGGAGATGTTGacttaaaatcttcaaattcacgGAGCTTCATTTCAGCACAACCTTCGTGTAGGACAGTCGGAATACATAgaggcaaacaaatttaaaggTTATTCAGGAGTCAATGTTCAAACAAAACATCATCGATCCTGATTGGACGAAAATTCACGCCCTGTCACTTTAGCTTCCGGCGACTAGGATTTTAGAATAATGTAGCTACGGTATGTGATCTGTTGATCTACTGCGTTTCCTTTGACTCACGAAATTCAAGTTGTTGTAAATTTCCTTTACTTGAACTGTGAGCCGAAAACGATAATACGAAAGGAGAGACGAAATattaaaaggcgaaaaaaaaaaaaaaaaaagaacgacaACAAGAGATGGTGTTACATTTTTCAGAAAAGATAGGAACCACATTAACATTCCTCAGATTCCTGTCAACTAATTGAAGTCATGCTTTGTTGTACCGTCGGTTGCATCAAAGGAGGATAGTTGTTGTTAGTAGTCACAATATTTACTGTTGCTCATGTAAGCAATTCCGCAGTTTGTATAAGTCAACATTTAAGTAATAGTAATAGTGTAAAGGATTGTAAAGCATAGTCTTGTTCTATTTTAATAGACTGATTTTGactgatttttaaaaatgtcattATACCACCCACAATACTAGTTGAATTAACTTATTTCAATAGTTACATCAACTACTAATATCTGTCATAGAAATTTCGGTTTGCAGCGTGTAATCTATCAATGAAATAGTTGAAataacaaagtttgtttatcttACGTCATCACTGAACGAGCTACTACTGTAACAGTTTTATAAAGCGCTAGATGATCGCATTTTCCCCCTgatttttacattatttttctcttgttgCAGAATCTTGTTGTCGGTTGAACTAAGTTAGGCAACTTATCCAACTTTCCACTTCAATTGACAAACATGAGACCAAAAACaggaaacagagaaaaaaaaaaagaagaaacgagcggacggaccattagaaaacatatggggggggggggggggggctggcgaaatacaaaaaaaaaagttcgcgcagggtaaaattaaatgaaaaaaattcttgcacgccaattaaccctaaaaaatattcatgctatggcctaaaaaaaattcatacaagaaatttgataacgaaaaaaattcctgcggctcgaaaattccccttccccccccataacttttcttgTCCCCTAAAGCACATATGCACGACGAATGATTTTGGTCGTATTAATCCAGGTTATTTtaacaattttcttttgttgacaATTTCGACTCTTAAGAATGGTTACAATGACTATTGTTATTAGTTACAACCATTTAAAACAGTCATTTTAACTAGTCGAATTTTACGGTGTAAGAGAGATTTACCTGTATTTTAAAGCAATTTTAACTGATGTTATCTTACAACATGATCACAAAATGCCTCGCATGGCTTCGGCTGCTGTCTCTGCTTTCTTTTCATCTACTTCTTTTGATCTACCTTCGTTCTTGACGTCTTCCTAGCTCTTACTCTCAACTGTAGTAGGCTGCCTGAAACGCGTGCCCCTTTTTATTTCGATGACTACGTGGTGTATAAATCGTTGAGATACTTAAAAGACCTTGAGGGACAAGGATGCTGACCTCCTAGACTTAATGGTGTgtagtcgttttttttttttttttttttcatatttagtAGGTTTTTCATCATACCGAGTAAGTCGGGGTCAAAACCTTAGTGACGTTCTTCGTCAGACCTCAGTTGCTTTTGAATCAGTTTTTCATGTTATTTGGTAGTTCAACTGCATAGACCACTGTTGTCAGTCTTAGATACTAAGTTCTATCACTGATGGAATTTCTTTCTCTATCAGAAGCATCATCTATGAAAACTTTCGACCTGAAATATTGTCGAAGCAAGCTGGAGGATCACTACCAAAAAACAGCAACTGTGCCTACCTCAGTTTGGTGTAAGAAATCCGTTGTCGATATTCACCAGATCTACACTCGTCTTTCCTGGGTGAAAGAGAAACAAACCCCTGCTGGAACAACACAGTCTGAGCTGAAGCATTACAGTGACCTGCTCACTGCAGACAAGAACGGCGCCATTCCAAAGAGAATACTCGTGCAAGGGCAGACGGGAATTGGAAAAAGTACGTTTGTGAAAAAGCTGCTTGTAGACTGGGTTGAAGTAAATAAGGAAACTGGTGATGAGCAAACTTCTGTCCTGAAGAATTTTGAGCTTGTGGTTGCTGTTAACCTCAAGGAGGTGTCCAAATGTCAAAGCCTTGAAGACGTCATAAGAATGTCCAATGTGTTTGCAAAGGAGGACAAATATATGACAGATGGCCTGATTGATTACATCACTAATAACCAGGAGAAAGTACTTCTGATCTTTGACGGCTACGACGAATACCGCAGTGGATGCAGCTCAGAAATATACGAGATTTTTCGTGGAAGCAGCCTGAGAAGCTGCTGTGTATTGATAACAACTCGTATTTCAAAAGCTGACGAGCTACGAGGATTGGAAGATCTACACGCTGAAATAACGGGATTCAGTGAAGTGGATAGAAGAGACTTTATGGGTAGGTTTCTTGTTGACGATGAAGCGTCCGCCTTATATCGTCATTTGCTTGATAGGAACCTGCAAGAATTGACGAAAGTCCCTCtacttctcctttttttctgtaCCCTGTGGAAAACGGGACAGTCAAAGGTCTTTCCAAAATCTAAAACTGAATTGTATACGTACATCACCCAGTTCATTATAAATCACAGCCATATCAAGCGATCTCCACCTCACTACGTTAACTTACAATCTTCCAAAGAGATCCTCTCAGAAATAGGAAAAGTTGCTTTACAAGGTCTTCTGAACGATGATCATTTGTTTGAATACAGTCAGTTGTCCGATGCTGTCCTTTGTGACGAGAGCGTCTTCATGGGTTTGCTTCAAATCACCGAATACACAGAAACCTTGCAACCAGTTGGAATGGTCTCCTTCATTCACAAGAGCATACAGGAGTTCCTAGCCGCTTGGTACATCATCTACAAATGTATACCTGAGGGCGGAAGTGTTGGTGAAATCGGAGTGAAGTTAGAGGATTGCTTGGCTTTAAAGAATGTATTTCAGTTTATGTGCGGCCTGAGTGAAGATGGAGCATCAGTGGTTTTCACGCATTTAAAGTCTGTCAGAATCTCAGATCCTTCGCTGGATTTATCCAAGGCAATCCCGGACGTAGAAAAAGAAACCGACGTGCCACTGAGTGACGTCACTGACCGTCAGCGGAATTTCAACGATCTGGTTTTGAATTCATTTGAAGAGGTTAAATCAAAAGCTGAACTTTCAGAAACTTGTTTGGATTGTCTCGGGAGCATCTTTCTTCTTCCTTCAAATTACATGAAATCATTTCCTGAAGACCTTCTTTTAAAGCTAAGGGATGCAAACactttgtcttttatttttgaatatAGAGATTTATATCCAGAACTATATGGAAGGAGCCCGGAAGCAAGTATTCAACTTCATAGGATGATTGATCTCACTAAGCTGCAGGTTACTGAAagttttgaaagagaaaaattaagaaaatttcTAATAGATTTTCTAAATATTAATCGTTATTGTTTTTGTAGGTTTTTCGCAGTCATTTGTATCCGTAATGGCCAGGTCTACTTTTACATCAAACACTTGCAAATAACCTGTGATCTCCACGCTAGGCTAATCACTGACAATGTTGTTCATTCTCACGCAGCTCATTCAAGTTTAAGACAGCCATGTCTGAAATACCTGAAAACtctaaattgtttcaaaagtgATGATTCAATGGAATTCCCTTTTATTGAAGAATGTAAAAACCCCCTTTTTCCACTCTACGATGACCCTTTTAAACGCATTAAGCGTTCATTCAGTGATAAAGCTTTGTGTCCTTTCTTGGAGCAAGTACCAAATCCTTCCAGGTGCACTTTGTCTATCAAGCGTTGTGACTTAACATCAAAAGGAGCAGTAAAGCTTGCATCTTTGCTACCAACGTTTGAAAACGTCACTAATCTTGATCTTAACCTTACCGTTTGCTCTGCAAAGTCAGTAACGATATTGGTTACCGCCATAAAGCACAAGACTCTCGTGGATCTTATACTGGGTGAAATCCACCTGACATCAGCAGTAGTCGACGCGCTTGGTCAGTCACTGCCTGAATTATCAACATTACGAACACTGAGAATAAGTGGCATGAATGTATGTTTTAATGAAGCAGCAACAAGATTGTGTGCTGCTATCAAGCACAAGTCTCTTGAGGTACTAGAACTGAGTGAAATCAACATGCAATCAGCAGCAGCCGAGGTACTTGGTCAGTCGCTACCTAAATTATCAGCCTTAAAAACACTGAAGATAAGTGGCTTGGCTAAATTTTCTGTTGAAGAAGTAACATTAATTCTGATGTCAGCAGTAGCCAAGGCGCTCGGTCAGTCACCTGAATTGTCAGCATTAGAAGAACTGAAGATAAGTAGCTTGGATGGAAGCAGGTTGAAAGTACGGTTTGTAGAATGCATTTTGCAGCCTGAGCCGTTTCAAACGCTGGAGATAGGTGGCTTGAGTGAATGTTTTGCTAAAGCAGTAACAAGATTGTTTACAGCGTTCAAGGACAAGACTCTCAAGAAACTGAAACTGAGTAAAATCATGCTAACGTCAGCAGTAGCGGAGGCGCTTGGACAGTCGCTGCCTGAATTTTCAGCCGTAGATTCACTGGTGATAAGTGGCTCGGATGGATGCAGTTTGCAAGATAAAGAAATGGAGGCTCTGTTTGGCAGATTTAACAGACCCTCTCCTTTGGTTTCTCTAGTAATTGATCATTTCAGCCTAAGAGGAAGTCTTTCTGTACTCGCCAAAAACCTGCACTTCTTCCCCCGCTTGAAACATTTAGACCTTTCTATAACCGTGGATGAAGCTGACCTTTTTGGTCTTCTCGAAAAGATGAAATTGCTTCCTGAACTAGAAAATCTGACCCTGAAGGGTATTGCACTGAGCCACTCAATGAGATCAATGGTCCCACAATTGCTGAAGCTGAAAAAACTTGAAATGCTTTGTTTAAAATCGGAGGATTTTTCAACAGAAGACCTGTTTTATGTCCAAGATGTCTTCAAAGGAAAACTCCGTCAGCTGACAATTGATGTAACAAATTATGGTAAGGCGAGTCAAAACCTGTGGATATcacgttaaccctttaagccgcAATATCCATAGACAACTTCTCTAGTATGATCTCCATACCTTTTGTCAAATAATTAGTTCAGGGAATTTGTTAACAGATCAAAGGATTTTCCCTtcggtgatcattttattaaatctCATACCTGATCACTTGATTATGTATTTatattgtcaggagaaaattgatgttagtcaTTATCACTTATCgtgacttaaagggttaactctTTTGAAGCTGTATACATGGAAAGTGCGggtgtacggtatttacgcacgagttgttggcGTATCAGAAGTGGAACAAGTGAGCGCCGCGAGCGAGTGAGACTTTCTGATacaaaacaacgagtgcgtaaatactgTACAGAATCTTTCCGTGTGATATTgtgtttatattttattttacgtttttgctaaaagcccattattaccctgcataccTCATAGGAGCAGATTGTTCCGACTGAAAAGTCCCGACGttatggaattctcttcatgaaaacgttttataatgtggtcaaTTGTTGTGctaaggaagcgcgtgcttcagtcgtcctgaatattgaatgagtacaatttgtcttgcaaaattgtgcaaaactgcattctgtccgaggtctgtatgataacaaaacagcgcctcatagtactgttcacctcagatgtgatgtataaaaagtataaaaggctggtttaGACGCCACCAGATTgacaagattttgtaaagtaaacttgtcgaacagaAAAAATTCGACCTAGTTTTTTGTTTAGGCCTCCCTTTTAGACAAAGGAATGCAACCTATAAATtacaacgtgtaaattggctgccaccgacGACTATCGTGTCTTATAACCGGCCTATATAGCAtaaaatagggactttaagataggTCACTACGGTCGCCTGGGACGGTTAGATAGATGTCAGGTCACGCAAAGCACGCGTGACATTTTACCGTCGTCCGTCTGGGACGGTATGTTTTCGCCGGGTTTCTCGTTGAAAAGACAACCAGGGTGAAACCGATAAGAGTTCGTGCATACTTATTGTCACTTGTCTTCTAAAATTGAGTACCCAATGGGTTAAATAGGCGTTGGGTGGTGTTTATATGGATTTACCTATcggtgaaatgaaaaaaaaaaagaaacgaaaatgtCTGGGCTCATTCATAAGACATAACTCGGCCGTATGGCGACTACTTGTTTTCTACCTAGTGTCGATCGCTCCGCCTTGGCAGAGGAAAATTGTCGAAAAGAAAGGTAACATGCAGTGATGATTCTAGCCGTCTTTTTAAggtaaaattgtattttttatcaAGAAAAGATTCTTTAACTTAAAAGGTGTTGGCTTAGGAAAGGAAAGTTCGAATAACAACATCGATTGGCTTTGAAAACAAGCCGCCAGCTTTAATTAGTGTGTACCCTTATTCTTCCGATTGGTATTCTTCGTATAAAATAAGAAACTCTTCTTCAGTAATAGAGCCTTCTGCGAAAGAAATTAGAAGCGAGTTTCGCACATGACTTCACCGTCCTCTGTTTTGTTGTCCGAATCTTAAATTGAAAATACTAACGTCTTTTTACCGTCGTGGCCCcaggtaacctgagatcaggctctattttcgtttcgctttgaaaattacattccggcgggcaaggcgaaacaaaaagagagcctgatacaaaccttcttcgAAACATCttccgcccacttttttgattgattgacatttgccgaatcagccaaccaaaattacttccgttaCGTGTTTTTTTAGTGTGCAAATTTTTCATACGTGAGGAAAATGCAAACTCTCTgacttgaaaaatagcttttatcttttaattttttcaactaaaaataaaacggtcagaacaatcacatttaacttcttgcgagattaaaggagatctcggaggttatttctgttggcgtagaaggtaaaaagttttcgaaaagacggcgacgCGATGttctagttttaatattttggctaggcacgctcgaatttaaaatactgaaatatcTATTTGTCCgttgccttaatattttcctcgacaattttccccgattttcagtacataaatctttaaaagtcTTGGAAAAATATATCGCGAACTTTTTCAAAGGATATATAAATTAtctcaaaacaaacaaaacgagtTCTCAAGTGCATAACTGATTTGGTCCCGTGCGTACACTTGCAATTTGCGAATTTACTAGAGAAACAAacgggtaaaaaaaaatattttttgtaaatcCAGGTAAATATTATCTGCTACTTTGGAATAACGAAACGACACTTCTAAAACTGCATGATCAACTGACCTATAAGCAAAACGAAAATCAATACTACAAACACACTTTGTAGTTCTCCttagttgtgttgttgttttactgcaGGTCTAACAACTTGGCTTGCTAAATTTATTAATCGGAattaacaaacagcaaacagccaacgagcgaggacaccagttttcctggtttatttgttacaaaaagcgaaggcaaacaacaaGTCTGTCACCTTAACACTAATATAAAAATGCCTACAAAAACTCCTTGGAGAGCGATGCGATgtttttcgtctaatacttcacagttggcgattgaggtttctttcgcaatgagcctccgcttgcgtaccccgttcagaaAAGACATccccggctaaactttcaaatggaACCAtttttaagatggacagtattttgatttgcactcgtttgttggtaaatcaaaaggcaccttgttagcggtcaacaacttgcagagggattcaactccgcgatacactcacattagttccgtaactaaagcaaatcctgagaagatatgaacaaccatatgaattttctgaatttccatggcacatattaaggcatattttcctaccataagaccataaaacaataaaaaaagacgGCAAAGTCGACCTTCCTCACGGCCGACGgcggatcattcacgaaaacaaccacgcgcGGAATAAGCGCTTTTAACTTCCGTTgatttcaacagccaatcagatcctGAGGCATTTTTcgaacagccaatcagcgttacggccaaatCTGGCCGCAATGAGCACAAAcgtgagagagtttgtatcaggcccaattttagcggtagctgttagagagaatgtacgagaaccgctaaaattgggcctgatctcaggttaagcCCCAGGCCGCCCGTATACGCATCCAACCGTCCCAGCCTACTGTAGTGAACTATCTTAAATTCCCTAATTAAATTTCAGTGCTGTCCAATTAACCTCATAAAGTAGAGGTGGTGTAGGTGGGCGaatgggttattttgtttggaaacAATTGGTTTTCCAGGCGTAAtatactgtgatcaagagccatcatgGCTCTTGACTGTCATCAAATCGAaaatgattgctattttttgggtgtacatataaggctattaactcgatgtaagatttgtttcactcttggactgtttgcagaTTATTTTTCGCTAAAATCAGTTAGCCtctccctcaaaagtcacatgaatgtgccgaAAAGACTTTAGAGCGATATATTTTGCATGTTCTTTCATTTCTTCCGTTCGGTTAGttagaaattcagctatttGGTCTTCGGTTAGCCGTGAACGTAAGGTAAAGGCGCACCCGAGCCAAAGGCCAAAATGGCCgaagcttatcccggtttcatTAGCTTGAAgcacctaggagtattgctactcccccctggaagGGATGCTAggccatcgcagggttacccccagcagtatgttgcCGGTAcgcatttatacacctgggtgaagagaaagaaagtggagtaaagttccttgtctaagcaaacaacgcgacgggcgaggcttgaccccggacctccagatccggagttcgaggtgttaaccactTGGCCACACACACCTCCAAGCCGTGAACGCCGTTTTCTTAATTACAGTCATCCAACTAGTTTATCTTTTTAGTTACTTTGGGTGTCCCACTACTGTATGTATTGTTTATTTGTAATTATATTCTTGTAAATTCTTTTAGTTGTCTGTCTACAGTAGTAGAAATTAactgttgttgtcgttgttgttgatgatgatatATTGCACATGGAAGTTTTTGCTTTACTTATCGACAGAAGGAGATTGGCCAGAAGGTTATTCGCAATATCCATTTGGAGAAAACCTCCGTCAGATGTCAATCGGAATAATTGGTGGTGAAACGAGTCAACCTATCTACCACATGGATTTCGCGTCAGAGCCCCGAACGCTGAGGTACATCATGTTTTTCAGATAATCAGTCGCCACCTTGCTCAGAGGCAGTGGTTGCACTGAAGACCTTTGTTTTACTGTAATGCCGATTGGAACAAGCCAGCAGACAAAGATTTATACCTCCGCAGAGGCGTCTCTagtaatcaagaaaaaagaaatttgaaaaaaagtaacaattaacaacaacaaacgaTAACAACAAACGGAACAGAGATCAATGGAGCTAGTTAATATAGACTGGCACCAAAAGTAGTATTCAAGAACTACATTATTACTACTAAGAGCTGACACTTGAATGACCCCTTGCCATTGGATATTAAAATAAGGGGATgtaatttaacaattaatgaatgaggctgagtatgttatgaagaattattattcattcaaaatatttccccaattctaattggctaaaagtacacgcataattcaccataaccagttactgatgaccaaatgtggaagaattttgtgtttaacgaggaaatgacgtcaaaaatgcagcccgctacaggttaatAAACCGTTACctagaagacctggggacgaggtttgGTTgctttggttgtgaaaaaaaagatggcggacatgtcactcgtttcaagagtaagaactacagctggaaccaggcgaaataatagcaaatgaaacatggcaaaaacagcaagaagacaactcggagggcgacatctgctgtttggagaatatttgcggagctgaacaactctaaccgtgcactatcgaagatgaacttaacatcgatgaaggtaagcatgttttagttatgtttttaagctagaaattattttgaatgaataataaagcaataaatgaattcggttttcgtaggatatgaagaattaagcagatctcgaaGGGTGCTATTCACGTtaagggttgttcagctccgcaaatattcttcaaatagcagatgtcgcccttcgagttgtcttcttgctgttcctgccatgtttttagttattatttcgcctagttcttactcttgaaacgagtgaaatgttcaccgtttttgttttcacaaccaaaacaacccaacctcttccccaggtcttctcggttaacggtgcattaacctacAAGAAAGCtacacttttgacgtcatcggttgatcaatcgcaaaattcttccaaatctggtgatcagtagctggttatggtgaattatgcgtttgcttttagccaatcagaatcgaggaaataatttgaatgaataataataacaattactCCACGAAAATGCGTGGGATAAGCCTGCATTGCACACCATTTGATATAGGTGGTTTAGAGTGTTTGCGACAAAAGTTAGCTTTGGATATGGGATCgggtagatagccaacgaggcgggAAGCGCAGAGTTGGTTATAATCATGTCTGTCCAACAaccgcgagtggaataattgttttattaaaatcgCCCGCAAAACATGGACGAACCTCCCTTAAATCAATCCGGAAAAAAACTATGGACTTTCACTTTTCATGTCATACGCCGTCCACATTCCGCGAGGAACTGATGGACTTTACTCTCTTatactatttttttaatattcgtATTGGACGGTCCTGGGATGAGTAGGCCCTTTGGCATAAATGCAAGGCCAATGTGGGGAACTTGTCaccaagaagacaaacaaacatgagaAACTGCTGCTGAGTTGCCGAAATTTATGGGAAAAAATTACTGAGAGAAACAGCAAGCCAGGTATTGATGAAAGAGTACTTTGTGAGCGAGTTTATAATTCAATAAAAATGCGTAGATGGTCTCAAAATCCCCGAaaccattttaataatattaaaattaattactTGTGGATTTTCTCACAGCAAGCAATAATGCGGCAAAGCTTGTCGAAACCCGAACAATGCATTTTACAGGACTAAAATCGTCGACTCgttttgagaaaataaacaaactcgaccgcgatttcgCCTAGTtagcaaattttatcacttgttttcCCTCTGAATTACCGCGTGAAATCGCTTTTATTCATCAACCTCTCAAGGGTGTGCGAAGATGTCGGGCAtggtgaataaggtctattagtaaaatccaactagtgggctgttatcaatgctgcgttctgattggttgagctactactaggctatatgttatagcccactagtagtgaaaagcgccggctttgaaaaccaaaacaatggcagctgaatcgcgttttgctagagAAGGTTATTTCAGTtggtctcaatatttttgaccaactagttggattttactaaaacaattattcctctcgccctcagggcctctgagtcaatagctattgaatcagagcccattcgggctcaaggagtaattgttaattagtcTAACATCCATCAAGAAAGGATATAGGGTATTATCAATATCACCTTTTGCTGATATGAGTCAACGAGACATACACGTAATTTGACCTTAGTAAATCTGCTAGAGAGCATAAAATGTTCTTGTGGTTTACTTATGTGTTTTAAAAGTTACCAGTTTGCTGTTCTATTGGTTTTTCGGGCCTTCATTGGGATATTAAATATAATTGTGACGACtggaaaaaatgagaaaaaaaatctactGGTAGAAACTGCTCTCTTTTTGTCAGTGTTAAGGTTTTGAAGAGAGTTTTTTAATTCTCTAACCTTTCCATTCGTAACATGTTTAAACGCGGACGTCATCTAAATTAATTATGTTTCTTGTTTTagcctttttttaattatcgTAACATTGACTCTAAAAAGGCCTGTGGGAACCAGCCAATAAAATAGTATTCGAAAAGGACAGAAGGCAAATTGTGGTC
The genomic region above belongs to Porites lutea chromosome 12, jaPorLute2.1, whole genome shotgun sequence and contains:
- the LOC140921255 gene encoding uncharacterized protein isoform X2; protein product: MMVSDEEKRWIVVGIAMNKVAVPVLRDAVKQGIDTNYADLDKHCQHLSPPCTLKTLNHGLVRADAIFARLKFQNINNNGSLYGKHYGSYNFNISDSTDLAKLYLPDYLVQFSAFDESLDLTAILRLLGFKNYTPAIVFSPHIQASADDVRENVRNKWGHVDVTEWTDALFNDCFDKLKALVKSLGLTACVEKTTLDQLDDWQTKGCQLILGHAVDRDLLLLVQGEVRGLIKDYNTFEKNLATLRDQDKRKGTALDEHHKCLEALEEKLQESSENRREEIKKVLERLSSFEGQLSIRLQVVEEKVDQLEQTLTKTDDRVSQLEQSQTDAISKVELLKHSHTKTADEVELLKQSHTEAAAKVDQLDQRCTKVEQIGLQIKTQNDKPASSMKTFDLKYCRSKLEDHYQKTATVPTSVWCKKSVVDIHQIYTRLSWVKEKQTPAGTTQSELKHYSDLLTADKNGAIPKRILVQGQTGIGKSTFVKKLLVDWVEVNKETGDEQTSVLKNFELVVAVNLKEVSKCQSLEDVIRMSNVFAKEDKYMTDGLIDYITNNQEKVLLIFDGYDEYRSGCSSEIYEIFRGSSLRSCCVLITTRISKADELRGLEDLHAEITGFSEVDRRDFMGRFLVDDEASALYRHLLDRNLQELTKVPLLLLFFCTLWKTGQSKVFPKSKTELYTYITQFIINHSHIKRSPPHYVNLQSSKEILSEIGKVALQGLLNDDHLFEYSQLSDAVLCDESVFMGLLQITEYTETLQPVGMVSFIHKSIQEFLAAWYIIYKCIPEGGSVGEIGVKLEDCLALKNVFQFMCGLSEDGASVVFTHLKSVRISDPSLDLSKAIPDVEKETDVPLSDVTDRQRNFNDLVLNSFEEVKSKAELSETCLDCLGSIFLLPSNYMKSFPEDLLLKLRDANTLSFIFEYRDLYPELYGRSPEASIQLHRMIDLTKLQVTESFEREKLRKFLIDFLNINRYCFCRFFAVICIRNGQVYFYIKHLQITCDLHARLITDNVVHSHAAHSSLRQPCLKYLKTLNCFKSDDSMEFPFIEECKNPLFPLYDDPFKRIKRSFSDKALCPFLEQVPNPSRCTLSIKRCDLTSKGAVKLASLLPTFENVTNLDLNLTVCSAKSVTILVTAIKHKTLVDLILGEIHLTSAVVDALGQSLPELSTLRTLRISGMNVCFNEAATRLCAAIKHKSLEVLELSEINMQSAAAEVLGQSLPKLSALKTLKISGLAKFSVEEVTLILMSAVAKALGQSPELSALEELKISSLDGSRLKVRFVECILQPEPFQTLEIGGLSECFAKAVTRLFTAFKDKTLKKLKLSKIMLTSAVAEALGQSLPEFSAVDSLVISGSDGCSLQDKEMEALFGRFNRPSPLVSLVIDHFSLRGSLSVLAKNLHFFPRLKHLDLSITVDEADLFGLLEKMKLLPELENLTLKGIALSHSMRSMVPQLLKLKKLEMLCLKSEDFSTEDLFYVQDVFKGKLRQLTIDVTNYEGDWPEGYSQYPFGENLRQMSIGIIGGETSQPIYHMDFASEPRTLRYIMFFR